In the genome of Elusimicrobiaceae bacterium, one region contains:
- the ybeY gene encoding rRNA maturation RNase YbeY: MKINIFNNSGLAAKTLPDPGLLRRTARSGLGPLARLAGELNIVFVTAAEIKKLNRRYLSTGALTDVISFNYELPAQAAREPGFPFGDIFICAESARLQAKNLGHSVKKELLLLAAHGALHLAGMDDSTKAELAAMDSAALAILASLAPRLG; this comes from the coding sequence ATGAAAATCAACATCTTCAACAATTCCGGGCTTGCCGCAAAAACATTGCCCGACCCCGGACTGCTCAGGCGGACGGCGCGAAGCGGGCTGGGGCCTCTGGCCCGCCTTGCGGGCGAGCTGAACATCGTGTTCGTAACCGCCGCAGAAATAAAAAAGCTCAACCGCCGGTATCTTTCGACGGGCGCGCTGACCGACGTGATTTCGTTCAATTACGAATTGCCCGCGCAGGCGGCCCGCGAACCGGGTTTCCCGTTCGGCGACATTTTCATTTGCGCCGAATCGGCGCGATTGCAGGCGAAAAATCTGGGGCACAGCGTCAAAAAAGAACTGCTGCTGCTGGCGGCGCACGGCGCGCTGCACCTGGCCGGAATGGATGACTCGACAAAAGCGGAGCTTGCCGCCATGGACTCCGCCGCGCTCGCCATACTCGCCAGCCTTGCGCCGCGCCTTGGATGA
- a CDS encoding metallophosphoesterase, whose translation MKPHYNSSAGRRKKPFAQTLYKTAVCRKPAGKGRAARRSRTLVAVGDVHGEYDGFLELLRHAGLADARGAWRGGNATLVQIGDVVDRGPRPFEVQNLLARLQREAGRAGGSVVRLLGNHELELLKGNYAITTLSKNQIAPFTEALRTAVHDGRIAAALSRQGYLFTHAGLTAGLQEIFSAGGTAGEDALAAEINSIFINAVEKNDYSHPIFYVGSSRGGPHRFGGIFWEDIEDLFYSENPLRLKQVVGHTPLREVSVSDDGNIIAVDVGVYVGYGGGRGYLKLRAGKPEIVNLRPAS comes from the coding sequence ATGAAACCGCATTACAATTCATCCGCCGGCCGCAGAAAAAAACCGTTTGCGCAGACCCTGTATAAAACGGCGGTCTGCCGAAAACCCGCCGGCAAGGGCCGCGCGGCGCGCCGCAGTCGCACGTTGGTGGCGGTGGGCGACGTGCATGGCGAATATGACGGGTTTCTGGAACTGCTCCGGCATGCCGGCCTGGCCGATGCGCGCGGAGCCTGGCGCGGCGGAAACGCCACACTTGTGCAGATAGGCGACGTGGTGGACAGGGGGCCCAGGCCTTTTGAGGTGCAGAATCTGCTGGCACGGCTTCAGCGCGAGGCGGGTCGGGCGGGCGGATCGGTGGTGAGGCTGCTGGGCAACCACGAGCTGGAATTGCTTAAAGGCAATTACGCGATCACGACTTTATCCAAAAACCAGATAGCGCCGTTTACCGAGGCCTTGAGAACCGCCGTGCATGACGGCAGAATTGCGGCCGCGTTGAGCAGGCAGGGCTATCTGTTCACTCACGCCGGGCTGACCGCCGGGCTGCAGGAGATTTTTTCCGCTGGCGGCACAGCCGGTGAGGACGCGCTGGCGGCGGAAATAAATTCCATTTTCATCAACGCGGTTGAAAAGAACGATTATTCGCATCCCATTTTCTATGTCGGGTCTTCGCGCGGCGGGCCGCACCGGTTCGGCGGAATTTTCTGGGAGGATATCGAGGATCTGTTTTATTCGGAAAATCCGCTCCGGCTCAAGCAGGTGGTGGGGCATACGCCGCTGCGCGAAGTGTCGGTGAGCGACGACGGCAATATTATCGCCGTGGACGTGGGTGTTTACGTCGGGTATGGCGGCGGGCGCGGTTATCTTAAACTGCGCGCCGGCAAGCCGGAAATAGTGAATCTGCGCCCCGCTTCCTGA